From a single Nicotiana tomentosiformis chromosome 2, ASM39032v3, whole genome shotgun sequence genomic region:
- the LOC104119755 gene encoding GATA transcription factor 18-like, which yields MNSCSSTYCHGGHCTCGMFHNQNNSSTASAYSMLYNQYQTTPFEENYSDQNMYSFASSTSSNSVDCTLSLGTPSTRLSTSNDNNEKRLQSNERRSNSYMSKCWNILQSKNHKSSRGSSNGNTNSGGADPLVARRCANCDTTSTPLWRNGPRGPKSLCNACGIRFKKEERRASAAAATANGGGMDHMINGGSWVHHSQAQKMPCYSSAAYGNHEFRFIEDDDRDSDTTIPFWPFMASQRC from the exons ATGAATAGTTGCAGTAGCACTTATTGTCATGGGGGTCATTGCACTTGTGGTATGTTTCACAATCAAAACAATAGTAGTACTGCTTCTGCCTACTCGATGCTCTATAACCAGTATCAGACAACTCCTTTTGAAGAAAATTATTCTGATCAAAACATGTATTCTTTTGCTTCTTCTACATCATCTAATTCAGTGGATTGTACACTTTCATTAGGGACACCTTCCACTCGTCTTAGTACCAGCAATGACAATAATGAAAAGCGACTTCAGTCTAATGAACGTCGCTCTAATTCTTACATGTCCAAATGCTGGAATATTTTACAGTCCAAAAATCATAAGTCCAGTCGCGGCAGCAGCAATGGCAACACTAACTCAGGCGGCGCTGATCCTCTTGTTGCTCGCCGATGTGCTAATTGTGACACCACTTCAACACCTTTGTGGAGAAATGGTCCTAGAGGCCCTAAG TCACTTTGCAATGCGTGCGGAATTCGTTTCAAGAAAGAAGAGAGAAGAGCCAGTGCGGCGGCGGCCACCGCAAACGGTGGCGGAATGGATCATATGATAAACGGTGGTTCATGGGTTCATCATTCACAAGCACAGAAAATGCCGTGTTATTCTTCAGCCGCCTATGGAAATCATGAATTCAGGTTCATAGAAGACGATGATCGTGATTCCGATACTACCATTCCCTTCTGGCCTTTTATGGCGTCTCAACGTTGCTGA